GCCATTTGGGTAATAGTAAGCGCCACGCCCGCCGGTAACTCTTCGCCAGCGGCTTTGCCGTAATAATTGGTTCGGATATCGATTTGATTACCCAGTGTGCCCGCGTTCCGGGCTGTGAGCGTCACGGTATCGGTCAGCACACTGGCCGTGGTTAGAAGTAAGCTATCGGCATTGACGGCATCTTGAATCGCTGTGGCAATGGTGGCTGGGTTATCACCAGCAGCAACCGGGATGCGTACCAGACGACCGCCGATATAAAGAAACAGCGTCCCGTTTCGGGTGGCTCCGCTGGTTACCTGAATGGTGGCGGTGGCCTTGGTCGCCCCAGCGGCATCCGCAAGGCCAATGGCGTAAATATCCACGCCTCGGGTATTGAGGCGGAGATTTTTCAGCATATCCGCCAGTATCGAGCCCACGCCAAAGTATTGATCGGCTTCGGTGTTGTTATAGATGAGTTTGAGTTCCCCGTCCTGGGCGCTTCCTGTGGCAAGCATGGGGCCAATGGCTAAAACAGATCGCTTAAAGGGCGGGGTGAAGTGAAAGGCCCTGGAATTGTCGATTTCCACATAAATCGAGGGGGCCAACACGGAAGATGGAATGTCATTAAAAGAAACGGCCATTATTCGTCAGCCTCCTCTTTTTTGCGTCTTTTGGGGTTGGCTAGGAGCAAATCCCCGTCTTTGAGCCGCCTGCGGATATAGGGGGAATCCTCAACAAAAAGCCCATCCGCTGGGATGGGTCGCTTGGTAAAGGGGTGTCTGACGATGAGGTCCTTGTGTGCAGGCACGACAAAGACCTTGTTTTGCAAGTTCTCTTTATTCATAGGTGGGTTATCCCCTTAAAAGCTATTGGTCGAGATTGGTCAGCCGGTCTTGCTTTTCAAGTTGGCTATCAGGCGCTGGGCCTAAATCGTGATCAATATGAATGGTTTTGAGATCCATTAACTCCGGTTGATAACCATCCGCATCCACGATGGTTGTCTTGGCGTAAAATTCAAACATCCAGAACAATACCGCCCGGTTCATGGAAAGCAGCCGGGCTCCGTAATAGCGAATGGGTTTATACGT
This is a stretch of genomic DNA from Vampirovibrio chlorellavorus. It encodes these proteins:
- a CDS encoding DUF2635 domain-containing protein; protein product: MNKENLQNKVFVVPAHKDLIVRHPFTKRPIPADGLFVEDSPYIRRRLKDGDLLLANPKRRKKEEADE